The Manis pentadactyla isolate mManPen7 chromosome 12, mManPen7.hap1, whole genome shotgun sequence genome contains the following window.
attggaagtgtgtttatatatatatatatatatatatatatatatatatttttttttttgtgagggcatctcatatttattgatcaaatagttgttaaccacaataaatttctgtatggggggtcaatactcaatgcacaatcattaatccaccccaagcctaattttcgtcagtctccaatcttctgatgcataacgaacaaattcttacatccTCCCTCGCtctttacaggtgaagaaatatAGAAATATGTATCAGGGAAGCTCAGACACTGGCTGAGGTCCCCCAACTAGTGAGgagtggagctgggattcaagccTGGGGAACTATGACCCCCAAGCCTGGGTGGGCACTTAACTATTTTGTTGGCAAACGCATTTTTAAGTCTGAAGCAGCCTTGGGAAATCTGGTCCAGGGGCACTCTTTACATATGGAGGATCAGAGGTTGAGGGAGTTCAGGGTGATGGCAAGATAGTTTACATCTAGGCTGTGCACCCTGGCTCTGCCTTTGGTCAGCTTCTGACCCTGGGTAAGTTACTTAAGCCCCCATGTCCTCATTCATAAACTGAAGATACAGtaaaaaaacagtaaaagaagCAATGGCGTCAGACTTAGCACAGTGCCATTAGGCACACAGTAACCATTAGAGTGCACAGCTAAGGTGGTAGGAACAATTTGAGAATTCCTTACTGTAGCCCCAGGAGCTGATAAACTACACCCACTGGCCAAAGCCAGGCCACTGTCTGATTTTGTACAACCTGCCAGCTAAAAATAGTTTGAACTCCTAAATggttgggaaaaaaaatcaaaaggagaaTGTTTTATGACAGATAACAATCATGTGAAATCCAGATTTCAGGGACCATGAATAAAGTTTTGATGGATGCAGCCACACCCATCATTTACATATTGGCTACAGCTGCTTTCTCGCAGAGACGGCAGAGTTGTGTCATTGGGACAGAGTCTGGCCCGCAAAGCCAGAAATATTTACTCTGGCCCTTGATGGGGAAAATTTGCCAATCCTCATCCTTGAATACACTTCAGTCTCTCACAGTGTACCTCTTTAGTGTCACATAGAGCTTTTTAGTTGACCTAGAAGTTTGTCCTCCCAAGACGCAGGGGGAAgcggcctccccaccccccagtgtAAGGAACCCTGCACCTGAGAACCCGTGTCACCTGCACTGATCCTATGGAACATCCATCAATTTGCAGCGGTTCATTCACCAGCGTTTATCCCATAGAGCATGCTGTGACCTGGCCAGGGAGACAGTCTGTAGACAAGGGAACTGACACAGGGTGATGTGATAGGAAATCCAGGGAAGAAGTGACTTTAGACCAGGTGGTCCAGACAAGTCCTCTGACGAAGAACAGACAGCTGGTGAGGGCTTTCAAGGCAGTTGGCCTGTACCCCTGAAGGCAGGCAGGAGGCCAGTATGACTGGAACAGTGCGAGCACGCAGGAGAAGGGGAACAGGTAGGCTTGAAGAGGCAGGCGGGAGCCCGATGGGCCATGGGAAGGGGTTTAACTTGATTCTCAAGGTGATGGGCATCACTGAAGGGTTTAAGAAGGAGAATATACttcagatatatatttttaagagctCCTCTGGCCCCTGTGAGAACAGACCATGGGAGTAAAGGGTAGAGCCAGAAGTCCAGGAAGGAGGCAATGCACTGGTCCAGGCCAGGGGGATGGGGACTGTGGAGGGGTGAGAAGTGTCAGCTGTGACACATAGGTTGGATGGAGAGCGGACAGGACACTCTTTCTAAACAGACCCCACTCTGGATGCCTCCTACACCTGCAGAGAGGACTGTCAGAGCTGCCGCCGCCGCATACAACTCCAGGCGTCTTCCCAGGGAAGCCTCCCACCCTCTGCCAGGATCCCCAGAAGGGTGGGCCTGGGCAGTGGGTTGACACCACACATTTGGTGTCATCATTATTTCAGATTGCCTGTGCCAAGGGCGAGGACCAGTAGGCATCTGCCAGTATGGTAAGCAGACATGTTTGTGCTCACTGGGTTTCTCTTCTGGTTTTTATCGAGCCACCAAAtcagccccttccctctcccaaaAGTCCCCTCCACCCCTCCTCGAGCTCTAAGAAGGTGTTTCCAGACTCTGTACTCAACGATCTTTTGTTGCAGTGGTGTCCAATCTTTGCTGTGTACTCAAATCACCCGGGaagctttttccctttttttctatctttttaaaaaaatttttaatgaggtGGGAgtcacataacaaaatttaccattttaaagtgtataattcaatgaCAGTACATACACAATGTTGTACACCAGTACCtctgtctagttccagaacatttctatcaccccaaaaagagACTGGATCTCTATTAGCTGACAGTCCCTGTCCacacacccccagcccctggcaaccaccagtgtcctccctgttctggacatttcacataaacgTGTcctttttgtatctggcttcttttacttaacatagtgttttcaaggttcatctgtgttgtagtatGAATCAgaactccattcctttttatggctgaataatattccattgtgtggatggacCACCTTTGGTTTAGTCATCCTTCCATTAATGACCATTTGGCTGGTTTCTGcactttggctgttgtgaatagtgctgctaggAATGCATGCACAAGGATTTCTCTTAACACGTTTTCCGGGTTGCTTTTTAAAAGCTCAGTGTCcgacagatggacagtgactgtgaaggggtatgtcgagggggggggcttggtgaaggcaGGAGCctggtaaatataatgttcttcatgtaattgtagattaatgataccaaaattaaaaaaaaaaaaagctcagtgTCTGAACACCACACCCAGAACAGGTCCTTGTCAGGAGAACCCCTGGGGGTGGAACCAAGGCATCAGTACTTTAGAAACTCCCCAGGTCGTTGTAACTTGCAGCTAAGTTTGAAACCCACTGCTTGGTGGGTCATTAGGCCACTTTAGCGGGTGCCTGCCAGCATTTCAAAAGAGGGACTCCTGCAGCCAGGGTACAGGTTCTCTCAGGAAACCTGTGCTTCAGCTGTATCCCGTGTGTGTTTGCATGACTGCAGCATTAAATACGTCTTGCTGTAAGCCACGGTCCCCCAGAGAGCTGTGAAAGCCATTGCTCTCAGGGAATCTGACCCTCCTGGAGTTTTCCACAGTGACAACAGCGGGTTTTTCTCAGACCTGGAGCCTCGTTCTCCTCTACATAGTGTCCTTTGCCTCCCTCACCCAGGTCCCACCCTGTCAGGCTGCATGAGCAAGTCTCCTGTGGGACCCTCTGAGTCACGTCTCTCTTTTGCTTTCTAGGGTGAAAGGAAAGGTGTGAACAAGTACTACCCTCCGGATTTTAATCCCGAAAAGGTAAGGGGTAGGCTCGTGTCTCCATTCCCACAGTAGCAGAGACCCCATAGGCCAGGGGCCACTGGAGCTGGAGCCTCAGCTGCAGCAGGGTGGACGACCCCCGAGGTCTCGCTGCCTCACGCTGGTCACGTGAGCCTCAGGGCAGTCTTCTCTCCCGCTGGTAAACATGGCTTCCTCAGTGACCTTGCACTCTGTGCCCAGCTTGGCACGTTTCCTGCAGATGTCAGGATCAGGGCGCTCACGCTGGCTGTGGGTCAGATCCCCTTGCTCTCCCAGCTCCAGCCCATCTGACCTCCTCTTTATTCCTCTTGCCTGGAATCTTTTCCTCCTTTTGACAAGGTTCCGTCCCTTCCCTTGGGGCTGTTCTCACAGAGCGCCACCTTGACCACCGTCTTCATTCTCAATCACACCGCCCAGCTTTATTTCTCGTGTGGCCCTTATAACTCCCTGATGTATCATCCATTTATTTGGGTGTTGTCTATCTGCCCCTCTCGGATATCCACTCCCTGGTGGCAGGGACATTCGTCCATCTAGTTCACTCTGTGGCCCCCTTGCAGGTGCTCAGTGAGGGCCTGTGAACCTGCCAGTCCATCCCTGCTCGGTGCTCCTCACAGGTCCCTGTGACTAAGCCTCTTTATACCACTGCTTGTCGCAAGGGGGGAGATAAAGTGACCCCACAGAATCATCGAGGGattaaaatactcaataaacatcAACCAGTATCGTGATTTCCCCTAATCCTCCCAATACCCAGAGGCTTTTACAATCATTGTCCACATTTGACagaagaaaccaaggctcagaaggCAGAAGGGTAGGTCACCCCTCCGCCAAGGGTCACACAGCTTTTTCAGCTCCTAAATGGGGAGGAAAGATTCTAACTTGGATTCCTGATTCCAGCCTCACCTGCTTCACTCACCAAGTCCTCAGTGCCTTCCGTTTTGTTGTTAATACGCACGCAGGGCATAAGAAAGGGGCTTCTCTTGGCCTCATAAGAGAGAGCATGAGCCCCACAGCTCAGCAGTGCTAATCTGCTGCTCATCTTTTCCCCACAGCATGGCTCACTTAACCGATACCACAACAGCCACCCGCTGCGGGAGCGGGCTCGGAAGCTGTCACAGGGCATCCTCATCATCAGGTAAGGCCCTGGCATCACCTAAGGACCCCTGCCCCTTGTGTCACCTGGCATCAATATCAAGGAGAATTCATTGCCCCCTGATTTTGCCCAGCATTCAGGGTCTTCATTCCATAAAGCAGCAAGTCACTGTATCAGTCAGCTGTTGCCGTGTAACAAAACGATAATCATGTATTATGTGTTGCTCAGTCTGGCTCAACTGAATGCTCTGGTGGCCTTAGCTGGGCTTGGCtgactgggctgggctgggctttcTCAGGTGACCCAGGGATCACCTGGCTGGGGACTGGCTGGTACAACTGTGCTCTGTTCCACATGTCTCTCGTCCTCCAGCCAGCTAGCCTGAGCGTGTTCACATGTCCATGTCCAGGCTCCAAAAGAGCACAAGTGCAGGCATGCACAGCCTCTTGAGTCCAAGGCCACTACTCTGAGGTGCATTTAGCTTCTTGGCGAGGCATGAAAGGCAGCAGCATGCCATGGTGACTCTCACCTCCTCCCCTCTGCAGCTTGAGGTCAGCTGGCAGGAGAGCAGCATGGCAGGACGGGCCTGGCTGTAGGAATGACCACCATCTTTTATCCTCCCCACATGTATGCCCTTTGCAGTGTGACTGCAGCTGGCATTGTGGACATGGGGACCAGGGAGAGACTGAGTGGACAGGTGCAAATAAGCCACTTTCTGTCTGTGCAGGTTTGAGATGCCGTATAACATCTGGTGCGACGGCTGCAAGAACCACATCGGCATGGGTGAGCTTGCACCTGCCCCTGTGCTCCCCAGCTCACCCCACCCCGGCTACTCAGTCCCGCAGATGGGAGCCTCTTAACTGCTGTTACTGTAAGAGGCTAACTCACCCAGGGGGTGCCCAGCGAGGAGCTGGAGAGAAGACAGGCATCCAGGTGACTGGCAGGCTATGGACGCCTCCTTGCAGAGCAGTGAGGAGGCCTGGCTGTGGATTCAAGTCCTGTCTCTGCCACTCCCTAGCTGGCTGACCCTTGTCGAGAGATTGAGGCCCTGTGTGCCTGTTTACCCACTCGTAAAATTCAGATGGTAGGAGTGTCCCCCTGTGTGGCCTGGAACGTGTAGCACACGGCTCGTGCGGGAGCTCCTAAACCCAGAGTGCCACTGCCCGTGCTGTGACCTTTAGCATCGGGACCGTCGTCAGTGCTGCGGGTGCAGAGGAGGGCAGACATGCGTGGGCCCTTGGCCCTGCACAGACGCTGTGACTTGACCCTCCCAGCTTCCGTTTCCTTCTCTGTAATGTGGAGATCCTCAGCACTGCTTGCAGTTCCTGGCCCAGCAGAGTGTCTCACTCTGTCAGCAGGAGCTGGTGGCTCTTGGCAGGAGGGTCTGGCCCCCCTCACAGGGGCTGCGGAGGTGCAGGAAGAAGGGGCCGGGTCACCCCACTGCTGAGGAGGATGAGGGAACCCCCAACATGTTCCCCCGATCAGACCCAGCCACCAGTGTCTGCCCCACAGGCCACCAGGTGCTCCAGAGACAAAAAGTGGGGCTCAGCCTGACACCACATGTGGGTCCCCCTCAGGGCCCTGGACCAAAGCAACCACCTAGGAAAGGAAAGCTATATATATTATCTAACcagcaaacaagaaaaagaaaaaaatcgaaAAACCCAACCCTTGAAAGCTGAGCACCAGGCCCTGCGCTGAGGGACGCGTGTGTATTATCAGCTCCTGTGGTTCTCACAACAGCCTGTGTGGTAGACCTTATAGCCACCCTGTTCAatagctggggaaactgaggcccagaggacagaggCAGCTGGCTTAATGTCATGCAACTAGTaggtggtagagccaggattccaACCTGGAACCCTCCCGTTCCCACTCCTCCCCTCTGTGACTTGAGCACCTGTCACATGTGTGGCccaggcaccactctttcctacCTTGAATTTCAGTGTCCTGAGGCGTCTCCCCTGCAGGGAAGCAGAGTACCACCTGTCCACCCCCAGCCCAGGGAAAAGACGCTGGGCACAGCCTGACCACCAGCCTctgttctctccctctcattcCAGGTGTTCGTTACAACGCAGAAAAGAAGAAGGTTGGCAATTACTACACAACCCCGATTTACAGGTGAACGTAGCCTGGAGGGATCTCAGAGGGATGCACAGGGTGGCTGCAGCGGGAAGGGGCTAAGAGGAGTGTGAGCAGGAGGGCAGCTGGCACCTTCTTCCTGATGGCAGTTCCTTGAGGATGTGTCTAGAAAACCATCCTGGTCTGTCAATCAGGGCACATCCCTCTGCCTAGACCCGTCCATGGCTCCCACCTTCCTCAGAGTAAAAGCCCGCATCCTCCCCATGACCCACAAGGCCCTGCtgctctgccctgcccctccctgccctcctctccgCTGTCTCCCTGgctccctctgctccagccacagggTCTCCTTACTGCCCCTTGCATACCCCGGGAAGGGGCCCTCCTTGGGGAACACTTCCCCAGACACCCAGTGTTGGGGTTCTGCTCCAACACTGTCTCTCAGACCTTTTCTAAAGCAGTGCTCCTTGCCTGACACTCACGTTGCTTGTGCCCTCGCTGCCCACGTGGCCACCACTGAAGCATCAGCTGTTTGGAGAGCAGGTTGGCTTGCTTTCCTGCTGCGCCCCCAGCTGCTGGCGCCCAGCCCTGCCACAGAGCAGCCTAGCTTGGGAGGGTTTGTTGAGAATGAACCAACTCCAGACAGTAGGTCTGTTCTCTGGTGATGGGTCTGTGTCGGTCTCGCCCATGGCCGGACCCCCAGACATGGAGCAGGCGCCCAGTGAACACCTATTGAATGGCCACGCATGTGGATGGATGGaagcaggcaggggtcacagtgGGGCCTGGGGCAGCTGCAGGGTCCTGACTCCACCCCCCACCTTTGCAGGTTCCGGATGAAATGCCACCTCTGCGTCAACTACATCGAGATGCAGACGGACCCTGCCAACTGCGACTATGTGATCGTGAGTGGTGCCCAGCGCAAGGAGGAGCGCTGGGACATGGCAGACAATGAGCAGGTGCTGACGACAGGTGAGCGCCGTGGGCGGGCCCCTCAGGCTGACCCCAAGCTGGCACCCGAGCTGGAGCCCCAAAGGCCCAGCCACCCTCTCACCTTGCAGAGCACGAGAAGAAGCAGAAGCTGGAGACAGATGCCATGTTCCGCCTGGAGCATGGTGAGGCTGACCGGAACACGCTCAGGAAGGCCCTCCCCACCCTCAGCCACATCCAGGAGGCCCAGAGCGCCTGGAAGGACGACTTCGCCCTCAACAGCATGCTGCGGAAAAGGTTCCGGGTGAGCAGGGCCCCCGCCCTCTGCCCTGGGTCAGGACCACAGAGGGGCAGGGGGTGCATCTTGAGTCCCCATCATGGGAGGAGGGAGGATATAGGTCCAGCCCTGCCTCGCCATGTCCTAGCTACAGGCATGTCATTttaccctctgagcctcagtttccccatctgccacATGGGACCATGTCCCTACCTGAGGGTGCCCATGGGacggccccagcccccagcccagtgGCTCTTTTTAAGCACCTGAGCCCCTTCCCCAGGGGAGCCCTGGCTTGCTGTTCGGCAGACTCTCAAAAGGAAAGAGAGCTTCAAGCCTGACGTGAGGCCCAAACCTACCGTGGGCAGCAGGCAGAGGGCCAGCAAGGCACTGACTTCCTGGTCAGCTCCTAACACGTTTCCTGGGCCCATTCAGCTGTCCGCAAATGAAATGCAAAGATCCGTCAATCCAGCCCAGCGTAATTTCCAAAATCATCCCTGCAGTGCCTGATGGAAGGAACGAACATTGCTCATAATAAAATGTAGTACGCCTAGCTCAGTTTGTACGCGCTCGGACAAGACCCTGGGCCTGCGGGGAGAGGGCTCAGGGGCATGGCCCTCGCTCCGGGACACCCGGGGGCGTTGTAGTCAGTGACCACCGTAGCTACTGAAGCTGTGCCAAAAATATTTGGTGGAGCTACACCCCAGGAAGTCAGAGTCCAGAGCCAGAAGAATATAATTGGGTTTTTCACTGTCTTGGGTGCCCCGCAGGGCACAGGGAAGTCTGCAGGACGTGAGAACCTTCTCCCTCTTCCCTGGCTCAGTGGGGTGTCTTGTGCTCCCAGGCAGGAGCATTCCAGGCCACCCCACCAGACTCTGAACTCTCTTTCCTACAGCTCCTATCTCCTGTCTCTTTTTCTGCTAAATCTGTGATTATTAGAAGGAAAATGCTAGTCTTCTTACTGATAATTTGCTACTGAAAGTGTGTGCCTCCAGCCATGCCTGCGGCCTGGAGACGTGTGTCCCCTGCTTTCTGAGTGTCTCCTCCTGGAGAAGGATCCTCAGACATAACATCTCACCAGCCCCCATGAACCCCTAACCCACCTGGCCCAGGAACTGAAGCATCTCTGTCCTTCCAGGCAcccacaccccaaaacctggaGGGGCCTCAACTCCCCTCTCCCCATGTCCTGTTAGCACATTCTCTCAGGCTCCGACCACCTCCACCCATCATCTCCTGCCTGGACCAGCACAGTCTGGCCCTGGTCTCCAGCTCCAGGCTCCCAGTCTCTTCCCCCACCATAGCCACCAGGGGGCAGCTGTGAACACCTGAATCATTTCAGGTCCCTCTGCTCAGAACCCTCCGTGGCTCCCACTTAAAAGTAGAAGGCAAAGGCCTCCCCATGGCCCACCAGGCCCAAATGATCTAGCCTCCCCCTTGCCACCAACTCCTTCTTCCCCTCACTCATTCTTTCCTGCCACATGGGCTCCCTTGCTGTCTGTCAACCCCTGAAGCACACTTctgcctcagggtctttgcactggctgttctcTCTGCCTTAGAACACTTTTCTACCAGATGCCTGCATGAGTTCTTCAATCAGGCGTCTTTTTTCAGATGTGATCTTCTCATAGAGACCTTGCCTGACCCTCCTTCCTACCCCACACCACATTCAAAGGTGAATGGAAACCCTTGCTCACTCCCTACCCCCTTCCTGGCATTCTTTCTCTTCTCACCCaccagaatgtaagctccatgagcacAAGGGTCTTTGTCTGCTCGCTGTGTCCCCAGTGTCTAGAACAAGGCCTGGCGCAAGATGGGTGTTCCCTAAGTACTTGTGGAATGGAATAGTGAAGGACCAGCAGGATGCATGCTGATGACAGTTGTGTTTCCTACTTGTCGAGGGACTTCTGGGTCCCAGGCCCTATGTGAGGGAGCCCTTGCACAAACTcgggagaggaggaaacagaGCTGGAGAGGTGCCCCCAACTCAgcaggcagggaggaggcagagctGTGACACCCACCATCCCTCCCTGCTGTGTTTTCCccacacaggaaaagaaaaaagccatacaggaggaggaggagcgggaCCAGGCGCTGCAGGCGAAGGCAAGCCTCGCCATCCCTCTGGTGCCAGAGACGGAGGACGACCGGAGGCTGGCTGCCCTGCTCAAGTTCCACACACTAGactgtgcgtgggggggccgatgGGGACAGGGGGCGGGGCGGAGAGAGATGGGGTTTTTCAGCCACAAGTGGGCCCTGGCAGGCCAGGGCAGAGGGCAGCCTTCTacctccttcctcccctttcctccctgcccccagcgtACGAGGACAAGCAGAAACTCAAGCGGACGGAGATCAGCAGCCGCTCCTGGTTCCCCAGCACCCCAGGACCTGGTCACAGCAGCAGCAAAGCTAGCAGCGTTCTGAAGAAACTGGCCCAGAACCACAGGCCTGCGCCAGCCAGCACCCCCATCACTGGGGGGGACCTGGGCATTGTGCGGCGGCGGTCCCGGGAGGTCTCAGAGAGCCCCCAGTGTGCAGCCCTGATCCCCAGGTCCAGAGAGACACACCCAGATGGGACCACCCAGGACAGGCCTGCATCCCCCCAAGACTGCTCTCAGGAGACAGCCGAAACCCTCAAGACCAGTGAGCCtcaggggcaggagcagagatCTCAGGACAGGCCCCAGTCTGAGGATATGCCCCACCTCTGCGCCCTCAGCTCCTCCCTCGTGGCTGACTACTCCGACTCTGAAAGTGAATAAGCCATTCCAGGGGCTGAATATGTGCTCTGGAGGCCAAGACGCACCCAGGAGACCCCTCACAGACTGCAGCCTCCCTCTCCCACCAGCCCTTGGAAAGCTCAGATGCTGCCCCATCCCCAGAGCTCGCCTTCCCACCATGATGGAGTTATTTATTTGGTCCTGGAGAGGGTATTTGTGC
Protein-coding sequences here:
- the YJU2B gene encoding probable splicing factor YJU2B produces the protein MGERKGVNKYYPPDFNPEKHGSLNRYHNSHPLRERARKLSQGILIIRFEMPYNIWCDGCKNHIGMGVRYNAEKKKVGNYYTTPIYRFRMKCHLCVNYIEMQTDPANCDYVIVSGAQRKEERWDMADNEQVLTTEHEKKQKLETDAMFRLEHGEADRNTLRKALPTLSHIQEAQSAWKDDFALNSMLRKRFREKKKAIQEEEERDQALQAKASLAIPLVPETEDDRRLAALLKFHTLDSYEDKQKLKRTEISSRSWFPSTPGPGHSSSKASSVLKKLAQNHRPAPASTPITGGDLGIVRRRSREVSESPQCAALIPRSRETHPDGTTQDRPASPQDCSQETAETLKTSEPQGQEQRSQDRPQSEDMPHLCALSSSLVADYSDSESE